From the Gavia stellata isolate bGavSte3 chromosome 22, bGavSte3.hap2, whole genome shotgun sequence genome, one window contains:
- the SDK2 gene encoding protein sidekick-2: MARLGSWGLLCFAVLALPGPPGACAQDDVSPYFKTEPVRSQVHLEGNRLVLTCMAEGSWPLEFKWLHNSRELTKFSLEYRYMITSLDRTHAGFYRCIVRNRMGALLQRQTEVQVAYMGSFEDSETQQSVSHGEAAVIRAPRIASFPQPQVTWFRDGRKISPSSRIAITLENTLVILSTVAPDAGRYYVQAVNDKNGDNKTSQPITLTVANVGGPADPIAPTIIVPPRNTSVVAGTSEVTMECVANARPLIKLHIIWKKDGVPLSSGISDYSRRLTILNPALSDSGYYECEAVLRSSSVPAVAKGAYLSVLEPPQFVKEPERHITAEMEKVVAIPCQAKGELLPSRPPRAAAAPCLTWPWPLQVCPPPEMAWYKDAALIHLEKLSRFQLLADGSLQITGLVPDDTGMFQCFARNAAGEVQTTTYLAVTSIAPNITRGPQDSTVIDGMSVILNCETSGAPRPAITWQKGERILASGSVQLPRFTLLESGSLLVSPAHLADAGTYTCLAANSRGVDEASADLVVWARTRITNPPQDQSVIKGTKAIMNCGVTHDPSVDVRYIWEKDGAPLSLESGPRVRLDEMGTLHISQTWSGDIGTYTCKVVSAGGNDSRSAHLRVRQLPHAPESPVAALSPLEKRAINLTWAKPFDGNSPLLHYIVEVSENNAPWTVLLASVDPESTSVAVRGLVPARSYQFRLCAVNDVGRGQFSKDTERVSLPEEPPSAPPQNVIASGRTNQSIMIQWQPPPESHQNGVLKGYIIRYCLAGLPVGYQFKNITNADVNNLLLEDLIIWTNYEIEVAAYNSAGLGVYSMKVTEWTLQGVPTVPPGNVQTEATNSTTIRFTWNPPSPQFINGINQGYKLIAWEPEHEEEATVVTVRPNFQDSVHVGYVAGLRKFAEYFTSVLCFTTPGDGPRSPPQLVRTHEDVPGPVGHLSFSDILDTSLKVSWQEPLEKNGILTGYRISWEEYNRTNTRVTHYLPNVTLEYRVTGLTALTTYTIEVAAMTSKGQGQVSSSTISSGVPPELPGAPTNLGISNIGPRTVTIQFRPGYDGKTSISRWQVEAQVGQSGEAEEWGLVHQLANEPDARSLEVPNLKPYTYYSFRMRQVNIVGTSPPSLPSRRIQTLQAPPDVAPANVTLRTASETSLWLRWMPLLEQEYNGNPDLVGYKIRYVRSDGRGQPAVHVIHDRVEREYTIEDLEEWTEYRVQVQAFNAIGLGPWSHAVVGRTRESVPSSGPSNVSALATTSSSMLVRWSDIPEADCNGLILGYKVMYKEKDSDAHAQFWLAEGNASRSAQLSGLGKYTLYEIRVLAFTRIGDGVPSRPPILERTLDDVPGPPVGILFPEVRTTSVRLIWQPPMAPNGIILAYQVTHRLNSSTANAATVEVLEPSARQYTATGLQPEATYLFCIAAQTRKGWGEAAEVLVVTTEKRDRPQPPGKPLAQQEEVRARSVLLSWEPGSDGLSPVRYYTVQTRELPNGEWALHSASVSHNTTAFVVDRLKPFTSYKFRVKATNDIGDSEYSEESESLTTLQAAPEEAPTILSVTPHTTTSVLIRWQPPAEDKINGILLGFRLRYRELVYDSLRGFTLRGIGNPGATWAELTPVYAVHNLSEVSLTQYELDNLSKHRRYEIRMSVYNAVGEGPPSPPQEVFVGEAVPTGVPQNVAVQAATATQLDVTWEPPPAESQNGDIQGYKIHFWEAQRQNESMRVKTLFLPENGVKLKNLTGYTSYWVSVAAFNAAGDGPRSPPVKGRTQQAAPSAPGSIRFSELTTTSVNVSWEPPPLPNGVLEGYRLVYEPCMPVDGVSKIVTVDVKGNSPLWMKVKDLAEGVTYRFRIRAKTFAYGPDVEANITTGPGEGAPGPPGEPFISRYGSAITIHWSSGDPGQGPITRYVIEARPSDEGLWDILIKDIPKEVTSYTFSMDILKQGVSYDFRVIAVNDYGYGTPSTPSPSVSAQKANPFYEEWWFLVVIALVGLIFILLLVFVLIIRGQSKKYAKKSDSGNGSKATALSHGEMVSLDEGSFPALELNNRRLSVKNSFCRKNGIYTRSPPRPSPGSLHYSDEDVTKYNDLIPAESSSLTEKPSEVSDSQGSDSEYEVDPGHQKAHSFVNHYISDPTYYNSWRRQQKGISRAQAYSYTESDSGEPDHAPLSNSTSTQQGSLFRPKASRTPTPQTPGNPPSQPGTLYRPPSSLAPGSRAPIAGFSSFV, from the exons GTATATGATCACGTCGCTGGACCGCACGCATGCCGGCTTCTACCGCTGCATCGTCCGCAACCGGATGGGAGCCCTGCTGCAGCGCCAGACCGAGGTGCAGGTGGCCT ACATGGGGAGTTTTGAGGACAGCGAGACGCAGCAGAGCGTGTCCCACGGAGAGGCAGCCGTCATCCGTGCGCCCCGCATCgccagcttcccccagccccaggtcACCTGGTTTCGCGACGGACGGAAGATCTCCCCCAGCAGCCGCAT AGCCATCACGCTGGAGAACACCCTCGTCATCCTCTCAACCGTGGCCCCGGACGCGGGACGTTACTACGTGCAGGCGGTGAACGACAAGAACGGGGACAACAAGACGAGCCAGCCCATCACGCTGACCGTGGCCA ACGTGGGTGGCCCGGCTGATCCCATCGCACCCACCATCATTGTGCCACCCAGGAACACCAGCGTGGTGGCCGGGACCTCCGAGGTGACCATGGAATGTGTGGCCAATGCCAG GCCGCTGATCAAGCTGCACATCATCTGGAAGAAGGACGGGGTGCCCCTCTCCAGCGGCATCAGCGACTACAGCCGCCGGCTCACCATCCTCAACCCCGCGCTGAGCGACAGCGGCTACTACGAGTGCGAGGCCGTGCTCCGCAGCAGCAGCGTGCCCGCTGTGGCCAAGGGCGCCTACCTCTCTGTCCTGG AGCCGCCGCAGTTTGTCAAGGAGCCGGAGAGGCACATCACGGCCGAGATGGAGAAGGTGGTGGCCATCCCCTGCCAAGCCAAAGgtgagctgctccccagccgcCCTCCCCGTGCCGCCGCAGCCCCGTGCCTGACGTGGCCCTGGCCCTTGCaggtgtgccccccccccgagATGGCCTGGTACAAGGACGCTGCCCTCATCCACCTGGAGAAGCTGTCCCGCTTCCAGCTCCTGGCAGACGGCAGCCTGCAGATCACCGGGCTTGTCCCCGATGACACCGGCATGTTCCAGTGCTTCGCCCGCAACGCGGCCGGCGAGGTGCAGACCACCACGTACCTGGCCGTGACTA GCATCGCCCCCAACATCACCAGGGGTCCCCAGGACAGCACGGTGATTGACGGCATGTCCGTAATCCTCAATTGCGAGACCTCGGGGGCTCCGCGCCCCGCCATCACGTGGCAGAAAG GGGAGCGGATCCTGGCCAGCGGCTCGGTGCAGCTCCCGCGCTTCACCCTCCTGGAGTCGGGCAGCCTGCTCGTCAGCCCCGCGCACCTCGCCGACGCCGGCACCTACACCTGCCTGGCCGCCAACTCCCGTGGCGTGGACGAGGCGTCTGCCGACCTGGTGGTCTGGG CAAGGACACGCATCACCAACCCGCCGCAGGACCAGAGCGTCATCAAGGGGACCAAGGCCATCATGAACTGTGGGGTCACCCACGACCCCAGCGTGGATGTCAG GTACATCTGGGAGAAGGACGGGGCGCCGCTGAGCCTGGAGAGCGGCCCACGGGTGCGCCTGGATGAGATGGGCACCCTCCACATCTCCCAGACTTGGTCGGGCGATATCGGCACCTACACCTGCAAGGTGGTCTCCGCTGGGGGCAACGACTCGCGCAGCGCCCACCTCCGCGTCCG GCAGCTCCCCCACGCCCCTGAGAGCCCCGTGGCCGCCCTCAGCCCCCTGGAGAAACGGGCCATCAACCTCACCTGGGCCAAGCCCTTCGACGGCAACAGCCCCCTGCTCCACTACATCGTGGAGGTCTCCGAGAACA ACGCGCCCTGGACCGTGCTGCTGGCCAGCGTGGACCCCGAGTCGACGTCGGTGGCAGTGCGGGGCTTGGTCCCTGCTCGCTCCTACCAGTTCCGCCTCTGCGCCGTGAACGACGTGGGCAGGGGGCAGTTCAGCAAGGACACGGAGAG GGTGTCCCTGCCCGAGGAGCCCCCCTCTGCGCCCCCCCAGAATGTCATCGCCAGCGGCCGCACCAACCAATCCATCATGATCCAGTGGCAGCCGCCACCCGAGAGCCACCAGAATGGCGTCCTCAAGGGCTACATCATCCG GTACTGCCTGGCCGGGCTGCCCGTGGGCTACCAGTTCAAGAACATCACGAATGCCGACGTCAACAACCTGCTGCTGGAGGACCTCATCATCTGGACCAACTACGAGATCGAGGTGGCGGCGTACAACAGCGCCGGCCTGGGGGTGTACAGCATGAAGGTGACCGAGTGGACGCTGCAGGGAG TCCCCACGGTGCCCCCGGGGAACGTGCAGACTGAAGCCACCAACTCCACCACCATCCGCTTCACCTGgaacccccccagcccccagttCATCAACGGCATCAACCAGGGGTACAAG CTCATCGCCTGGGAGCCGGAGCACGAGGAGGAGGCGACGGTGGTGACGGTGCGGCCCAACTTCCAGGACAGCGTGCACGTGGGCTACGTGGCGGGGCTGCGGAAATTCGCCGAGTACTTCACCTCGGTGCTGTGCTTCACCACGCCGGGGGACGGCCCGCGCAGCCCCCCCCAGCTGGTGCGCACCCACGAGGACG TGCCTGGCCCTGTGGGACATCTCAGCTTCAGTGACATCCTGGACACGTCCCTGAAGGTCAGCTGGCAGGAGCCGCTGGAGAAGAACGGCATCCTGACGG GCTACCGGATCTCCTGGGAGGAGTACAACCGTACCAACACGCGGGTGACCCATTACCTGCCCAACGTCACTCTGGAGTACCGCGTCACCGGCCTCACCGCCCTCACCACCTACACCATCGAGGTGGCTGCCATGACCTCCAAGGGCCAGGGCCAGGTCTCCTCCTCCACCATCTCCTCAGGGGTGCCGCCAG agctCCCCGGTGCCCCCACCAACCTGGGCATCTCCAACATCGGACCCCGCACCGTCACCATCCAGTTTCGCCCGGGCTACGATGGCAAAACCTCCATCTCCCGCTGGCAGGTGGAAGCACAG GTGGGTCAGAGCGGCGAGGCCGAAGAGTGGGGGCTCGTCCACCAGCTGGCTAACGAGCCCGACGCCCGCTCCCTGGAGGTGCCCAACCTGAAGCCCTACACCTACTACAG TTTCCGCATGCGGCAGGTGAACATTGTGGGCAccagcccccccagcctgccctcccGGAGGATCCAGACCCTGCAGGCACCCCCGGACGTGGCACCCGCCAACGTCACCCTGCGGACAGCCAGTGAGACCAGCCTGTGGCTGCGCTGGATG CCCCTCCTGGAGCAGGAGTACAACGGGAACCCCGACTTGGTGGGCTACAAGATCCGGTACGTGCGCTCGGACGGGCGAGGGCAGCCGGCGGTGCACGTCATCCACGACCGCGTGGAGAGGGAGTACACCATCGAGGACCTGGAGGAGTGGACCGAGTACCGGGTGCAGGTCCAAGCCTTCAATGCCATCGGCTTGGGGCCCTGGAGCCACGCGGTGGTGGGACGCACCCGGGAGTCAG TGCCCTCCTCCGGCCCCAGCAATGTGTCGGCGCTGGccaccacctccagcagcaTGCTGGTCCGATGGAGTGACATCCCTGAGGCAGACTGCAACGGCCTCATCCTGGGCTACAAG GTGATGTACAAGGAGAAGGACTCGGATGCGCATGCCCAATTCTGGCTGGCAGAGGGCAATGCCTCCCGCAGCGCCCAGCTGAGCGGGCTGGGCAAGTACACGCTGTACGAGATCCGTGTGCTGGCCTTCACCAGGATCGGTGACGGCGTGCCCAGCCGGCCCCCCATCCTCGAGCGGACGCTGGATGACG TGCCTGGGCCCCCCGTTGGGATCCTCTTCCCTGAAGTGAGAACTACCTCGGTGCGGCTCATCTGGCAGCCGCCCATGGCACCCAACGGCATCATCCTGG CGTACCAGGTCACCCACCGCCTCAACAGCAGCACGGCCAACGCGGCCACCGTGGAGGTGCTGGAGCCCAGCGCCCGGCAGTACACGGCCACCGGCCTCCAGCCCGAGGCCACCTATCTCTTCTGCATTGCGGCGCAGACCCGCAAGGGCTGGGGCGAGGCGGCCGAAGTCCTCGTGGTGACCACGGAGAAGAGAG accgcccgcagccccccgggaaGCCGCTGGCGCAGCAGGAGGAGGTGCGAGCCCGCAGCGTGCTGCTCTCCTGGGAGCCGGGCAGCGACGGGCTCTCCCCCGTCCGCTACTACACGGTGCAGACCCGCGAGCTGCCCAACGGCGAGTGGGCGCTGCACTCCGCCTCCGTCAGCCACAACACCACCGCCTTCGTCGTGGACAG GCTGAAGCCCTTCACCTCCTACAAGTTCCGCGTGAAGGCGACAAACGACATCGGGGACAGCGAGTACAGCGAGGAGTCGGAGTCACTCACCACCCTGCAGGCGG cccctgagGAAGCCCCCACCATCCTCTCCGTCACCCCGCACACCACCACGTCGGTGCTCATCCGCTGGCAG CCCCCAGCCGAGGACAAGATCAATGGGATCCTGCTGGGTTTCCGCCTCCGCTACCGTGAGCTGGTGTACGACAGCCTGCGCGGCTTTACCCTGCGCGGCATCGGCAACCCCGGCGCCACGTGGGCCGAGCTCACCC CCGTCTACGCCGTGCACAACCTCAGCGAGGTCTCCCTCACCCAGTACGAGCTGGACA ACCTGAGCAAGCACCGGCGCTACGAGATCCGCATGAGTGTGTACAACGCCGTGGGCGAggggccccccagccccccccaggaGGTCTTCGTGGGCGAAGCGG TGCCCACCGGCGTGCCACAGAACGTGGCGGTGCAGGCGGCCACGGCCACCCAGCTGGATGTCACCTGGGAACCACCGCCTGCCGAGAGCCAGAACGGGGACATCCAGGGCTACAAG atCCACTTCTGGGAGGCCCAGCGCCAGAACGAGAGCATGCGGGTGAAGACACTTTTCCTGCCCGAGAACGGGGTGAAGCTGAAGAACCTGACGGGGTACACCTCGTACTGGGTCAGCGTCGCTGCCTTCAACGCCGCAGGAGAcgggccccgcagcccccccgtcAAGGGGCGGACGCAGCAGGCAG CCCCCAGCGCCCCCGGCTCCATCCGGTTCAGCGAGCTGACCACCACGTCGGTGAACGTGTCCTGGGAGCCGCCACCACTGCCCAACGGCGTCCTCGAGGGCTACAGGCTGGTCTACGAGCCCTGCATGCCTGTGGACG GCGTCAGTAAGATCGTGACGGTGGACGTGAAGGGGAACAGCCCGCTGTGGATGAAGGTGAAGGACCTGGCCGAGGGCGTGACGTACCGGTTCCGAATCCGGGCCAAAACCTTCGCCTACGGGCCGGATGTTGAGGCGAACATCACCACGGGGCCTGGGGAAG GTGCTCCTGGCCCCCCCGGCGAGCCCTTCATCTCCCGCTACGGCTCGGCTATCACCATCCACTGGTCGAGCGGGGACCCTGGCCAAGGGCCCATCACCAGATACGTCATTGAAGCCCGTCCTTCAG ACGAGGGGCTCTGGGACATCCTCATCAAAGACATCCCCAAGGAGGTGACCTCCTACACCTTCAGCATGGACATTCTCAAGCAGGGGGTCAGCTACGACTTCCGCGTCATCGCCGTGAACGACTATGGCTACGGGACCCCCAGCACGCCTTCCCCTTCCGTGTCAG cccagaaagccaacccgTTCTATGAGGAGTGGTGGTTCCTGGTGGTCATCGCCCTGGTAGGGCTCATCTTCATCCTCCTGCTCGTCTTCGTGCTCATCATCCGCGGGCAGAGCAAGAAATACGCCAAGAAGTCAGACTCAG GGAATGGCTCCAAGGCGACCGCCCTGAGCCACGGCGAGATGGTGAGCCTGGACGAGGGCAGCTTCCCCGCCCTGGAGCTCAACAACCGGCGCCTCTCCGTCAAGAACTCCTTCTGCCGGAAGAACGGCATCTACACCCG GTCCCCGCCACggcccagccccggcagccTCCACTACTCGGACGAGGACGTGACCAAGTACAACGACCTGATCCCCGCCGAGAGCAGCAGCCTGACGGAGAAGCCCTCCGAGGTCTCCGACTCTCAG GGCAGCGACAGCGAGTACGAGGTGGACCCCGGGCACCAGAAAGCCCACTCCTTCGTCAACCACTACATCAGCGATCCCACCTACTACAACTCGTGGCGGCGGCAGCAGAAGGGCATCTCGCGGGCGC